TATCCCCGTTCCGGGCGCGCTGCTGTGGTGTTCTTCACGCCCCGGCAGGGGTCACGGGGCCGGGTCCGGCCAGTGGCCGCCGCGCCGGGCACTCAGGTCCAGTTCCCAGGCGAGGGCGTCGTACAGCGCGCCGGGCACGGCGGGCCACGCGGCGGCGGCGTCCAGCGCGCGTTCCAGGGTGGGTTCGTCGTGCGTGAGTCCGTTCAGGTCCAGGCGGCCGGCGCCGCTGCGCAGCAGGTGCACGCGCAGGTGCTGTCCGTCGGCCTGGACGTGATAGAGGGTGCGGCGGACGTCGCTCACGTCAGCGGGGGCGCAGGTGGTAGAGCTCCAGGCCCAGCATGGTGCGCGGCGCGAAGCCCTTCCAGGCGGCGGCCCCGCTGGCGTTTGCGGCGATGGGCGTGGGGACGTTCAGGTACGCGGCGGCGCCCGCGTCGCCCTTCAGGTTCAGGTTCAGGAACGCGGTCACGAAGTGCTGGTTGATGTTGTTCAGGCGGGCGCTGTCCCACACGGGGTCGGCGTAGTGTTCGTGGTCCGCGAAGCTCAGGTCCGGCAGGGTGGGCGCGGGGTTCGGGGCGATGTTGTGCCGGGCGTTCTGGTACACCAGCAGGTACCGGTCGGCGTTCACGGCGTTCTCGAAGAGCGGTTTGACACCTTCCTCGAAGCCGGACACGTCGTCGTGGTCGCCGACGACGAACAGGGTGGGGACCTTCAGGCCTTCCAGGCCCCTGGCGTCCCAGAAACCGTACTCCCCGGTGGGGACGCCCAGGCCGCGCGCGGCGCTGGGGCCGCCCCACGGGGCGAAGGCGACGGCGGCGCGGATGCGCGGGTCCGGCGTGAACGCGCCGGTCTGGCGGGGGGTCAGGGTCCCGCCGGGCAGCAGCGCGGCGACCTTGGGGGCGTACCCGGCCCCGGCGGCGTTCAGCGCGCCGTACCCGCCCATGGAGTACCCGATCACGGCGGTGCGGCTGGCGTTCACGACGCCGCTCAGCGGGGAGCCGCTGCCGGGCGCGCCGAGCTTGGCAAGCTGGTCGAGGGTGAAGTTGATGTCCGGCGCGCGGTTCACCAGGGTGCTGTTGAACGGTCCGCGGTTGTCGTGGGTGCTGTCGGTGTGGTCGATGGCCGCCACGACGTACCCGCGGCTGGCGAGGTGCTCGGTGAGGTACGACATCAGGACGCGGCTGCCGGTGTACCCGTGCGACACGATCACCAGCGGGAACGCCTGCCCGCTCAGGGGCTTGGCGTCGCGCGCGGCGCGGCCGTCGAAGGTGAAGGCCTTGCCGCTGGTCAGGGTGTCCGTGTAGGTCACGGCTTCCCTGGCGCCCTTCGCGGTGGGGTACCAGACCTCCACGGTCAGGCGGCGGTCGGCGCGCGGCACTGCTCCGCCCTGGGGCGCGCGGGCGAGGTCCGGCTGGCCCGGGTTGACCAGCGTGACGGTGCGGACGCCCACCGCGAAGCTGCCGCGCGCGGCGAGTTCCGGGGCGTCGGGGCGGGCGTCGCCGGGCAGGAACGGCGCGGCGGTCTGGGGGGTCTGGGCGGCGTGGGCGGGATCGGCAGCGGTCATCAGGGTCAAGCTAAGGCACAGGGCGAGTCGGCGCATGGGGTGTTCCTCCGGGGGTGGCGGAATCGCGCGGGGCGTTTCCGGTGATACGAACTCCGGTTGAAATGTTTGCAAAAACGTTCAACCCGAGCGGATGCGAGAAGGAGCAAAGCGGGTTCCGGACGTGGAGTTAACAGATCGGTGGTGTTCCGATCTGTTGACGAAACAGACGGAATCCGCATGAGGGGTGTTCCGGTCAGGGGCGTTCAGCGGCTGCGGTCGCGGAGGTACTCGTCCCGGACGTGGCGCAGCAGTTCGGCGCGGCTGGCCTGCGGGTCGCGGCGGCGCTGCGCGGTCACGCCCCGCTCGATCGCGCCGCGGTTGCCGCGCGTCAGGCGCAGGAGTTCCTCCTCCAGTGCCCGTTCGGCGCGCGTGCCGCTGCCCTGCGCCCGGCCCGACCGGGGGCCACCCCGGCGCAGGCCCCGCGTGAAGTGCAGCAGCGCCCATACGAACGCAGTCAGCAGCAGGATCAGCAGCAGCGCGTCCATGCGGGGCCTCAGCCCATCTTGATGAACATGGGGGGTTTCACGCCGATCATGCGGGCCATCAGCCACACCTGCCCCTTGTGGTGCGCCTCGTGCGTGATGATCGTGTCGATCAGCGCCGCGACCGGCATCTCGCGGCCCCCGAAGGCGGGCACGCGGCGGGACAGGTCCTCGTCGGACAGGGCGCTGATGGCGCTCAGGGCGCGTTCCTGCGAGTCCCACAGGCGGCCGCGCGCCTCGGTCAGCGTGGCGCTCGGCTCGGGCATCGCGCCGGGCGCCTGGCCCTGCACCATGTTCAGGAAGCGGTCGGCGCTGGCGGACAGGTGATCGGACAGCCCGATGAAGCTCATGCCGCCGTCCCACGCGGCGAACGTGCCCTGATCCTCGGGCAGCTGCTCGAGGAGGTCGAGCAGGGCGGAACGGTGGGCCTGGAAGGTGCGGGCAAGGACGGCGCTGCGGTTCATGACCGGCAGCATACCCAGCCGCGCGGCGCGGCGTGCGCGCAACCCGCCGGGGACCGGGGAACACTCACGTTTCCTTCAGCGCTCCTCACGCAGCGTCAGCCCGCGTGGCGAACAGTGAAGGGCATGACCCTGCGATTCCTGCTGACCGCTGCCGTCCTCACGTCCTCGCTGGCCCAGGCGCAGACGACGATCTTCAACATTCCCGCCCTGCCGCCCCGCAGCAGCGCGCCCGCCACCCCGGCCCCGGCCAGCCCGGCCCCCATGGCGAGCAGCCTCCCCATGACGCTGCCCATGCTGGGCCTGGCGCACAGCGCGAACCTCAGCGGCCCCGGCAGCCTGCGCGCCGGGGAGGCCACCACCTGGACGTTCACGCTGTCGAACCTGGACGAGCAGACCATCGACCTGCAGCACGGAGCGTGCGACGTGCGCTTCGAGGTTCTGGACGCCGCCGGGAAGGTCGTGCGCGCCAACCCCACGAACACCGTGTGCACCATGCAGCTGGTCATGACGGACGTCGCGCCCGGCGAGACGATGGACGTGCAGGACATCCGCTGGGACGGCCGCAACAGCGCCGGACGCGCCCTGCCCGCCGGGGAGTACACCATCCGCGCGGTGTTCAGCGGGGCGGGCGTGCGGATCATGGCCGAGGAGTTCCCGGTCACCATCGAGAACTGAAGCGGGACAGAAGAGGGGCGCGGCGGAGTTCTCTCCCCGCGCCCCTTCGCTGTGTCAGCCGCGCAGCCGGGCGAGTTTCACGCTGTCCCAGCGCTGCCCCGCCCACGCGCGGGCCTGGGGGATGCGGGCGCACTCGTGGAAGCCCACGCGGGCCGCCGCGCGGATCATGCGTTCGTTGCCGCCCCAGGTGGTCAGCGTCAGGACGTGCGCGTCCGTCTCCGCGAACGTCGCTGCCGCCCACAGGTCCAGCGCCCGCGTGCCCAGCCCGCCACCCCAGTGCCCCGGGTCGAAGATCAGGATGCCCAGCTCCCACCACCCTCCGCCCGCCGGGGCTTCCTCGGCGCGGCTGACCTGCCCGATACACGCGCCGTCCAGCGCGATCACCCGCAGGTTGGGGCTGACGGGGCGGGCCAGGGTCTGCTCGCGGTAGGTCTCGAAGGGCAGCGGCTCCGGCTGTCCGGTGTGGAAGTACGGGGCGTCCCAGCGCTGCCACTCGGGGTCCCGCTCGGCGTGCATCCAGCGCCAGAGGACCGGCAGGTCGTCCGGGAGGCGCCCACGCAGGGTCAGGCCGGGCAGGGTCAGGCCGGGCAGGGTCAGGTCAGGCAGGGTCAACCCGTGAGTGGCCCCGGCCCGGCCGCTCACCAGTCGGCCCGCACGCGGTACTGACCGCTGACGGTCACGTTGCCCAGGTTCGCGCTGAACTCTCCGTCCCGCCCGGCGGTCCACGGCAGCGTGAACATGCCGCTGCGGGTGCCCTGTGCCGGGCCGATCAGACTGACGGGCGGCGCGCCGCCCTCGCCCGGCAGGGTGACCAGCACGAACGTCCGGGGGGCCTGAGGTGCAGGCGTGACGGTCACGTTCCGGTACTGCACGGGCTGCCCGGCGGGCGCGACGTTCGCCTGCACCGTCTGCGGCCCGGCAGGGTCCGCGCCGATCACGATCAGGGTCAGGGTGGCCTGCCCGTCGGTGCTGCGGCAGGTCAGCGCGACCTCGCGGTCCAGCGTGACGGTCTGACCGCTGCGGCGGGCGTCCTCGACCGGATTGCAGGCGAACTGGAAGGTGCCCTGCGGGCCGCGCGCGGTGGCGCTGAGCTGCGCGTCGCTGGCGCGGATCACGGTCGGCGCGCACGCGCACAGGGCCAGCAGGGGCAGAACAGAGAGGAGTCGCATGGACAGCAGCGTAGCGCCGCGCCCACCGCGCCGCTGCCGCACCTGCACACGGTCACGGGTGCCCCGCCTTCGCTGGCCCCCGGCGGGATGCGCCTTTTGCCGGATGCAACCCGGCCCGCGGGGGGCGCGTAATGGGGGGCATGAGTGATGGAACCCCCGGACCGCTGACGCCGCCCGATTCGATGCTGAAAGCGCCGGAGGCCGTCCCGAGCGTGCAGCCCGTGCAGGCGCCCGAGATGGTGCCCCTGTCCCCCGAGGACCGCGCGCGGCTGGAGGCGATGGCGCAGGCCTTCGCACAGGACGTCCTGAGTGCGGGGGCGCACAGCCCGGAATTCAAACGCAAACTGGACGCCGTGCACGAACTGGGCCTGCCCGAGCAGCGCGCCGCCGCGCAGAGCAGCAACCGCATGCTGGACCGCCCGCTGCGCGCCACGCGGGCCGGGGCACTCGCGGAGGGCAGCGACATCCTGCGCGGCCTGACCGACCTGCGCCGCACCGTCGAGGACCTCGACCCCAGCCGCGCGCCCACGCCCCGCCGCCTGTTCGGGAAGCTGCCCGGCGGGAAGAAGGTGCAGAACCACCTCGACCGCTACCAGAGCGCGCAGTCGCACCTGAACGGCATCCTGGAGGCGCTGTACCGCGGGCAGGACGAACTGCGGCGCGACAACGCCACCATCGAGACCGAGAAGGTCCACCTGTGGGACACCATGCAGAAACTCCGGCAGTACGCGCACGTCGGCAAAGCCGTGGACGAGGCCCTGACCCGCCGCCTGACCGAGTTGCAGGTCACCGACCCGGAGAAGGCCCGCATGGTCAGCGAGGAACTGCTGTTCGCCGTGCGGCAGCGCGTCACGGACCTCCTGACGCAGCTGGCCGTGAGCATCCAGGGGTACCTCGCGCTGGATCTCGTGCGGCGCAACAACATGGAACTCATCAAGGGCGTGGACCGCGCCACGACCACCACCGTCAGCGCCCTGAAGACCGCGCTGATGGTCTCTCAGGCGCTCGGGACGCAGCAGGCGGTACTGGGTCAGGTCACGGCACTGAACGACACGACCGGGCGCATGATCGGCTCGACCGCGCAGCTCCTGAAGCAGCAGAGCACCGAGATCCAGCGGCAGGCGGGCAGCGCCACCGTGGACCCGCAGATCATCCAGGCGGCGTTCCGGGACGTGTACGGCGCGCTGGACGCCATCAGCGCGTACCGCACGCAGGCCCTGGACCGCTTCCGTGAGACGATGACGGTACTGGACAAGGAGGTCGCGCAGGCGCAGACGTACCTGGACCGCGAGCGCCAGAACGCCGCGCGGGAAGTCGCGCAGGGCCTGAACGTCACCGAGAAGGGTGACCTGAAACTCTGAACGCGCTGCAGGGACCGGACCGGGAGGATGTCCTGGCGTGGCTCGCGGCCCGCTGGGCGGCCCTTCCGGCGCACCCCGTCGCGCGGGTGGCGGTGGACGGCGTGGACGGAGCGGGCAAGACCACCCTGGCCGACGAACTGGCCGGGCAGGTGCGGGCGCTGGGGCGGCCCGTCATCCGCGTGAGCATCGACGGCTTTCACCAGCCCCGCGCGGCCCGGTACGCGCGGGGGCGCACGTCACCGGAGGGCTTCTACCGCGACTCGTACGATCTGACAGCGCTGGTGCGCGAGGTGCTCTCTCCCCTGTCGCCCGGCGGGACCCTGCGCTACCGCCCGCAGGTGTTCGACGTGACCCGCGACGAACCCGTGCCCAGCCCGGACCTGGTGGCCGAGCCGGGCAGCCTCCTGATCGTGGACGGGCTGTTCCTGCACCGCCCGGACCTGCGCGACTGGTGGGATGACTCACAGCGGTTTTCGGGTGTGTTGCGGGGTTCCCAGCACACCTGAAACGAGCGGAGCGAGAAGCCGTCAACATCAGCGGTTGGAAGTGGAGTTGAAGGGCGTGCCCTTGGCCTTTCAACGGAACTGGAAACCGCTGTCGGTGTTCCTGCGCGTGCCGTTCGCGGTGTCGGTGCCGCGTGGCGCGGCGCGCGGGCCGGGCTACGGCTCGCCCGACCCGGCGGCGGACAGCAACCGCCGCTACGTGGCAGGCAACGAACTGTACTTCCGCGAGGCGGACCCCGAAGCGCGGGCGGGCGTGGTGCTGGACTACACCGACCTGAACGCCCCCAGGGTAGTCACGAGCCGATGAATACAGTCGGGGGCCGCCTCCAGTTGATGGCGGCCCCTGATCGTGGGTGTTCAGTGCTGGTCGGCGCTGACGCTCTGGGTGTCGCTCATGTCGTCGGCGGGGCTGAAGGTCATGCACTGGGCGGCCTGGCCGCTCATGCTGATCTCGACCTGCCCGGCGGTGCAGTTCATGTCGTCGTTGAAGCGGCAGGTGGTGGCGTCGCAGCGGCTGACCATGCTCTTGTCGTCGTTCATGTGGGCCTCCGTGACCGTCAGCGTGCCTGCCCCGGCGCGGGGGGAACGTGAGGCCCGCTGCAAGGTGAAGGGAGGCTTCAAAACCGGAGTGCACCGCTCCGGTTGCGCGGTATCAGGGCGTGGAGGCCGTCCTGATCGGGGTCCAGTCCCGCGCAGGCAGCCGGACCTGGGGCGACGAGCCTCAGCGCACACTCACTCGTACGGATTCCGTCTGTTTCGTTAACAACCCGGAAGGGCACCGGGTTGCCAACTCCACGCCCGGAACCCGTTTCTCTCCTTCTCGCATCCGCTCGGGTTGAAAGATTTTGCAAACCTTTCAACCGGAGTTCTTATCAGTTGAGCAGTGTGGCGCGGATGCCCTGGGCGCAGGCGACGCGGTGCGCGATCTGCGCGGCGTCCAGTTCGCCGTGTTCGCGCAGTCCGGCGGCGATGACCTGCACCTCGCTCCAGGCGCGGCGCAGCCTCGCGCGGGCGCGGCCCTGCAGGACGTTCAGGTACGCGTCGAGGGTCTCGCGTTCGTCGGGGTCGGTCAGGGCGCAGTCCAGCAGCATGCGCGCGTCGCGTCCGGTGGTGGGGGCGGGCGTGCCGGTCAGGGCGGCGGCCTCGCGGGCGGCCAGGGCGACCATGACGACGTCCTCGGCCAGGGCGCGGTTCAGGCGCAGCGCGGCGGGGTCGGGCGCGCAGGTGTACGTGACGCCGCTCAGGGTGACGCGTTCCAGGCGCAGTGGGGCGCGGGGGTGGGTGTGCGCCAGGTAGGTCTCGGCGGCCCAGGTCAGCGCGGAGGTTCCGGCGTCGGGGGCGGTGTCGGGCGCGTGGAGGGTGAGGTGGGGGCTGGTCATAATCCTGACGTCCGGACTCAGGATAGGGCGGGGGACGTGAGACGCATGACCCGCTGTCCAGAACAGTGGGACCCCGCCATCAGGCGCCCGGGGTCAGCCGCCCTTCGCTTCCACCTCGGCCTGCTTGGCACCCCAGGCCTCCATCTTCGCTTCCAGTTGCACTTCCAGGTCGTGCGCCGAGCGCCCCAGCGCCACGAAATCCGCGTCGGCGGGTGCGGCGCTCAGCGCGGCCTGCGCGGCCTCCAGTTCGCCCTCCAGGCGGGCGATGTCGGCCTCGATGGCCTCCACCTCGCGCTTGAGGTGCCACAGGCCCTTGCCCTTCGGCGCGGCGGGTTTCGCGCTGACCTTCGGCGCGGCGGCCAGCGCCTCGGCCTCCAGTTCGGCGGCGGTGCGGTGCTTGGCCTTGTAGTCCTCCCAGCCGGGGTACTCGAAGAACTGCCCGTCCTCGATCAGCCAGATGCGGTCCGCGAGGCCCTCGATGAACGCACGGTCGTGGCTGACCATCACCAGCGTGCCCGAGAAGTCGTCCAGCGCGGCCTCGAGCGCCTCGACCATCTCCATGTCGAGGTGGTTGGTGGGCTCGTCCATGATCAGGAGGTTGTGGTCCTCCTGCGCGAGTTTCAGCAGCGCCAGCCGCGCCCGCTCGCCGCCCGAGAGGATGCGCGCCTGCTTGTCGTGCTGGTCGTACGGGAACATGAACGTGCCCAGCAGGTCGTGCGCTTCCGGGTCCTTCTGGGTGTAGGCGCGGGCCACGTCGTACAGCGTCTCGCTGGGTTCCACGCCGCGCAGCGCCTGATCGTAGTACCCGACCGTGACGCGCGCCCCGGTCAGGATGCGGGCGCGCGGGTCGTCGCTGGGTTCCAGGCCCAGCAGGGTGCGCAGGAACGTGGTCTTGCCCGCCCCGTTGCGTCCGATGATCGCCACGCGTTCCCCCTGGCGGATCTGCACGTTCACGTCCCGGAACAATTGCCGCCCGCCGGGCAGCACCCGCGTGACGTGCCGGGCGTCCAGCACGACCTCGCCGCTCTCGGGGGCGTGGAAGGTGATGCGGGTCGTGCGCTGCTCGGGCGGCGGGGCATTGGTGGCGCGGGCCTGCATGCGGTCCACGCGCGCCTGCATGGCCTTGGCCCGGCGGGCGAGTTTGCTCATGCCCAGACCCCAGATCTTCATGCGGTCCGCACTGGCCTGCAGCGACGCGATCTGGCGGCTTTCCACCGCGAAGCGCGCCGCCTGCTGCTCCAGTTCGGCGGCCAGCGTCTCGCGGAACGTCGTGTAGTTCCCGGCGTAGACCTTCATGGTCCCGCCGCGCAGGTACGCCGTCTCGCGGGTGACGGTGTCCAGGAACGCCCGGTCGTGACTGATGACCAGCACCGCGCCCGGATAGCGGCCCAGGAAACCTTCCAGCCACTCGACCATCACGATGTCCAGGTGGTTGGTCGGTTCGTCCAGCAGCAGCACGTCCGGGTTCTCCACGAGGAGCGCCGCCAGCCCCAGCCGCGTACGCTCCCCGCCGCTGAGGCTGGAGGCCAGGTCGGCCTCGCGGCCCCGGAACCCGAACGCCAGGGTCACGGCGTCCTTGCGGCTGCGCCGCTCGAAACCGCCGCGGCGCTGGTAGTGCTCCAGCACGGCCTCGTGGTGCAGGATGCTCTCGGGCGTGCCGCTGCTCATGGCGTCGGCGGCGGCGCTCAGTTCGGCCTCCAGCTGATCCAGGTCGTGGAACGCGGCGTCCAGCACGCTGTCCACCGTCGCGCCCGCCGGGAACACCGGGTCCTGCTGGAGCGAGCGCACCCGCACGCCCGGCGCGCGCTTCACGACGCCCCCGTCCGGCGTCAGCTGCCCGGTCAGGAGTTTCAGCAGCGTGCTCTTCCCCGCCCCGTTGCGCCCCACGAGGCCCACCCGGTCGCCGGGCTGCACGGCGAAGGTCACGTCCTGCAGGACGGTCAGCGGTCCATATTCCTTACTGGCGTCCACGGCGGCAACAAGCACGCCCCGCAGTATAGGACGCCGCCCGGAAACGATGCCCTCTCCAGGGCCGGACCCGTTATGAAAAATGTCAGGTTTCTCTCTTAGACTGAAGATCAGATGATGTTCCGCGCGGCTCCCGTCCACCACCTCCTGTCACTCGCCCTGCTGTGCAGCGCGTCCGCCCTGGCGGCCCCCACCGTGCAGGGCACGCAGGGCCGCGTGGAACTCCAGCAGCCCGGCGGCACCTGGGCGCCCGGCAGTGGCGAGGTGACGCTGGGCCTGCGGACCGGTGCGGGCCGCGCCGAACTGCACGACGGCGCCGGGCGGATCACGGTCGGCAGCGCCTCACGCCTGCGCCGCTACCGCGACGAGGCCGACCTGCTGCAGGGCCGCTTCTACCTGCGCGGCCCGGTCGCCGTGCACGTCCAGGGTCAGCACCTCGTGATGGACGGCGCGGGCAGCCTGCGCGTGGACCTCGACGGTCCGGTGCGGCGCGTCGCGGTCATCACCGGGCAGGTCCGCGCCGACCTGAGTGGCCGGGTCGTGACCGTCCGGGGCGGGCAGCAACTCGACCTGCGCAGCGCCGCCCTGAGCGCCTTCCGCGAGACCGACCCGTGGTACGCCGCGCAGTTCCGGGGTGAGGGCAGCGCCACCGTGCAGGCCACGCGCGGCGCCGTGCAACTGAACCGCGCCGGGCAGGTGCGCGGCGCCGCGAGCGGCGACACCCTGGAGCCCGGCGCGGTCCTGAGTACCGGCCAGGGCGCGTGGGCCGAGGTCGGCTTCACCGGCGGCGGGTACCTGCGGCTGAACGAGCAGAGTGAACTGAGCGTCCTGAGCGTGGACCGCACCGAACGGGGCCGCGAGGTCCTGCTGAAACTCGCGCGTGGCACCGCCTGGAACGTCGTGGAGAAGGGCCAGGGCGGGTACCGGATCGACACGCCGGTCGTGAGTACCGCCGTGCGCGGCACGGTCTTCCGCGTGGACGCGGCTGGCCTCGTGAAGGTCTTCGAGGGTCAGGTGGCGCTGCCCAGCAACGCCGACCAGGCGGTCAGCGCCGGGCAGCAGCGCAGCGAGACGGGCACCGTCGGCACGCTGGTCCTCGACGCCACGGACCGCTTCAATCAGGCGCGGGACGCCGAACGCGCCCAGCCGCTGAGTCTCACGCTGCCCCGCGCGCCCCTGACCCTGAGTGAACTGATCCTGAATGCCCGCAGCCTCCCCGACGCGACCCTGAGCGCGCAGGTGGCCGGGCAGCGCGTCCCGCTCAGCGCCGACGGCAGCAGCTTCCGCCTGAGCGCCACGCTGCCCGAGGGCACCTACCCGGTCGCGGTGACCGCCGAACGGTTCGGGCAGACCCTGACGCGCGCCGTGACCGTCACCGTGGACCGCAGCGCCCCCCAGGCAGACCTGCGCGCCGAGCGCCGCGGCCACCTGCTGCTCCTGAGCGGCGTCGTCACCGACAACGTCAACGCCGGGGTGATCCTCACCACCAGGATCGGCACCCGCACGTACGCCCGCACGGTCACGCCCGGCCAGCCCCTCGCGTGGGCGCTGCCCCTTCCCGACACGGCCGCGCCGGTCCACGTGACCGTCCGCGACGCCGCAGGAAACGAGCGAGATGTCACGCTCCGCTGAGCGGTCCCTGGCCCTGATCACCGCGCCCGTCGCGGCGCTGCTCGCCGCACTGCTGGCGCTGCTGATGCCCGCCAACCCCCGGCTGAGCGACGCGCTGAACCGCGCGCTGCCCGCCCCCACCGACCGGCGCGTGGTCCTGGTCGGCATTGACGACGCGTCCCTGCGTGATTACGGGCGCATCGGCAGCTGGCCGCGCGAACTGTACGGGCAGGCGCTGCGCACCCTGGAGCAGGCCGGCGCGACCGCCGTCGGCATCGACGTGCTCCTGACCGACCCCACCCAGAACGACGCCCGCCTGAAGGACGCGTTCAGCCGCGCCAACGTCGTGCTGGCCACCGCGCCCGGCGAATCCACCCTGCTTGCCAGCCCCGAGTGGCGCTCCCCGACCGGGATCAGCGCCCTGAACGTCAGCCGCGACGGGATCGTCCGCTCGTTCCAGACGGCGTACCCGGACGCCGCCGGGGACCTGCAGCCCAGCTTCGCGCGTCAACTGGCGGTCGCCGCCGGGAGGAACGTGGACCTCAGCACCCAGCCGCGCCTGCTGCGCTACGCCGCGCCCGACCAGGACCGCCTGCCGGTCATTCCGTTCCGGGACGTCGTCAGTGGGAACGTCCGCTACGGGGACCTGCAGGGCAAGATCGTCCTGATCGGCCTGACCGCCAGCGGGACCGCCCCCGGCACGGTCCGCGACGTGACCGGTCAGACGGTGCCCGGCACGGAACTGCAGCTGCGGGCCGTGTCCAGCCTGCTCAGCCCGCCCTTCACGACGCTGCCCACCTGGCTGATCGCGCTGCTGTCGGCCGTCATCGCCGTCGCGGCGGTCCTCGCGCGCGGCCTGTGGGGCTTCGCGCTGGCGATGGCCGCGCTGCTGGCCGCCGCGCCCCTGTGGCTGGGCAACATCCTGCTGCCCGGCGTGACCCTGTCCCTGGCCGCGATCATCGGCACGGCGCTCGTCGCGGCGGAACGCTGGTGGAACCTCCGGACCCTGGCGCTGCGCGACCCGCTGACCGGTTTCGGGAACCGCGTGGCGTTCACGCGCGCCCTGGAGCAGCGCTGGGCGACCCGGCAGACCCGCCCGCTGGGCCTGCTGCTCGTGGACCTCAGCGGCTTCCGGAAGGTGAACGAGGTGTACGGCCCGCACGCCGGGGATGAACT
This region of Deinococcus sp. JMULE3 genomic DNA includes:
- a CDS encoding dienelactone hydrolase, whose amino-acid sequence is MTAADPAHAAQTPQTAAPFLPGDARPDAPELAARGSFAVGVRTVTLVNPGQPDLARAPQGGAVPRADRRLTVEVWYPTAKGAREAVTYTDTLTSGKAFTFDGRAARDAKPLSGQAFPLVIVSHGYTGSRVLMSYLTEHLASRGYVVAAIDHTDSTHDNRGPFNSTLVNRAPDINFTLDQLAKLGAPGSGSPLSGVVNASRTAVIGYSMGGYGALNAAGAGYAPKVAALLPGGTLTPRQTGAFTPDPRIRAAVAFAPWGGPSAARGLGVPTGEYGFWDARGLEGLKVPTLFVVGDHDDVSGFEEGVKPLFENAVNADRYLLVYQNARHNIAPNPAPTLPDLSFADHEHYADPVWDSARLNNINQHFVTAFLNLNLKGDAGAAAYLNVPTPIAANASGAAAWKGFAPRTMLGLELYHLRPR
- a CDS encoding DinB family protein → MNRSAVLARTFQAHRSALLDLLEQLPEDQGTFAAWDGGMSFIGLSDHLSASADRFLNMVQGQAPGAMPEPSATLTEARGRLWDSQERALSAISALSDEDLSRRVPAFGGREMPVAALIDTIITHEAHHKGQVWLMARMIGVKPPMFIKMG
- a CDS encoding FlgD immunoglobulin-like domain containing protein, whose product is MTLRFLLTAAVLTSSLAQAQTTIFNIPALPPRSSAPATPAPASPAPMASSLPMTLPMLGLAHSANLSGPGSLRAGEATTWTFTLSNLDEQTIDLQHGACDVRFEVLDAAGKVVRANPTNTVCTMQLVMTDVAPGETMDVQDIRWDGRNSAGRALPAGEYTIRAVFSGAGVRIMAEEFPVTIEN
- a CDS encoding GNAT family N-acetyltransferase; translation: MTLPDLTLPGLTLPGLTLRGRLPDDLPVLWRWMHAERDPEWQRWDAPYFHTGQPEPLPFETYREQTLARPVSPNLRVIALDGACIGQVSRAEEAPAGGGWWELGILIFDPGHWGGGLGTRALDLWAAATFAETDAHVLTLTTWGGNERMIRAAARVGFHECARIPQARAWAGQRWDSVKLARLRG
- a CDS encoding toxic anion resistance protein; this encodes MSDGTPGPLTPPDSMLKAPEAVPSVQPVQAPEMVPLSPEDRARLEAMAQAFAQDVLSAGAHSPEFKRKLDAVHELGLPEQRAAAQSSNRMLDRPLRATRAGALAEGSDILRGLTDLRRTVEDLDPSRAPTPRRLFGKLPGGKKVQNHLDRYQSAQSHLNGILEALYRGQDELRRDNATIETEKVHLWDTMQKLRQYAHVGKAVDEALTRRLTELQVTDPEKARMVSEELLFAVRQRVTDLLTQLAVSIQGYLALDLVRRNNMELIKGVDRATTTTVSALKTALMVSQALGTQQAVLGQVTALNDTTGRMIGSTAQLLKQQSTEIQRQAGSATVDPQIIQAAFRDVYGALDAISAYRTQALDRFRETMTVLDKEVAQAQTYLDRERQNAAREVAQGLNVTEKGDLKL
- a CDS encoding DUF1540 domain-containing protein; translated protein: MNDDKSMVSRCDATTCRFNDDMNCTAGQVEISMSGQAAQCMTFSPADDMSDTQSVSADQH
- a CDS encoding ABC-F family ATP-binding cassette domain-containing protein, whose protein sequence is MLVAAVDASKEYGPLTVLQDVTFAVQPGDRVGLVGRNGAGKSTLLKLLTGQLTPDGGVVKRAPGVRVRSLQQDPVFPAGATVDSVLDAAFHDLDQLEAELSAAADAMSSGTPESILHHEAVLEHYQRRGGFERRSRKDAVTLAFGFRGREADLASSLSGGERTRLGLAALLVENPDVLLLDEPTNHLDIVMVEWLEGFLGRYPGAVLVISHDRAFLDTVTRETAYLRGGTMKVYAGNYTTFRETLAAELEQQAARFAVESRQIASLQASADRMKIWGLGMSKLARRAKAMQARVDRMQARATNAPPPEQRTTRITFHAPESGEVVLDARHVTRVLPGGRQLFRDVNVQIRQGERVAIIGRNGAGKTTFLRTLLGLEPSDDPRARILTGARVTVGYYDQALRGVEPSETLYDVARAYTQKDPEAHDLLGTFMFPYDQHDKQARILSGGERARLALLKLAQEDHNLLIMDEPTNHLDMEMVEALEAALDDFSGTLVMVSHDRAFIEGLADRIWLIEDGQFFEYPGWEDYKAKHRTAAELEAEALAAAPKVSAKPAAPKGKGLWHLKREVEAIEADIARLEGELEAAQAALSAAPADADFVALGRSAHDLEVQLEAKMEAWGAKQAEVEAKGG
- a CDS encoding FecR domain-containing protein — protein: MMFRAAPVHHLLSLALLCSASALAAPTVQGTQGRVELQQPGGTWAPGSGEVTLGLRTGAGRAELHDGAGRITVGSASRLRRYRDEADLLQGRFYLRGPVAVHVQGQHLVMDGAGSLRVDLDGPVRRVAVITGQVRADLSGRVVTVRGGQQLDLRSAALSAFRETDPWYAAQFRGEGSATVQATRGAVQLNRAGQVRGAASGDTLEPGAVLSTGQGAWAEVGFTGGGYLRLNEQSELSVLSVDRTERGREVLLKLARGTAWNVVEKGQGGYRIDTPVVSTAVRGTVFRVDAAGLVKVFEGQVALPSNADQAVSAGQQRSETGTVGTLVLDATDRFNQARDAERAQPLSLTLPRAPLTLSELILNARSLPDATLSAQVAGQRVPLSADGSSFRLSATLPEGTYPVAVTAERFGQTLTRAVTVTVDRSAPQADLRAERRGHLLLLSGVVTDNVNAGVILTTRIGTRTYARTVTPGQPLAWALPLPDTAAPVHVTVRDAAGNERDVTLR
- a CDS encoding CHASE2 domain-containing protein codes for the protein MSRSAERSLALITAPVAALLAALLALLMPANPRLSDALNRALPAPTDRRVVLVGIDDASLRDYGRIGSWPRELYGQALRTLEQAGATAVGIDVLLTDPTQNDARLKDAFSRANVVLATAPGESTLLASPEWRSPTGISALNVSRDGIVRSFQTAYPDAAGDLQPSFARQLAVAAGRNVDLSTQPRLLRYAAPDQDRLPVIPFRDVVSGNVRYGDLQGKIVLIGLTASGTAPGTVRDVTGQTVPGTELQLRAVSSLLSPPFTTLPTWLIALLSAVIAVAAVLARGLWGFALAMAALLAAAPLWLGNILLPGVTLSLAAIIGTALVAAERWWNLRTLALRDPLTGFGNRVAFTRALEQRWATRQTRPLGLLLVDLSGFRKVNEVYGPHAGDELLRDLSGRIMQQRRRGDLIFRWGPDEFAVLLDQASAHEITDVARRVQESLDRISYRDLPLRASVGAARTGEDIQTPVDLVEAASRSRYRVKYQREQRG